From the genome of Paracidovorax avenae:
TCGCTGCTGGGCAGCGCCCGCAGGGGTACGACGATCTCAGGCCAGGCATCGGTGGCGGTGCGGATAAGAACCGACACACGCTGGGGAAGGCGGTCTGCGATCGTCCAGGGAGCGCCCCACTGCGGCGGCTCCGGCGAAGCATCCTCGTAGCGGAGTTCGAATCCGGAGATGGCCGGTACCAGCACATAGCTCTCGGCCCGCCCCCAGTCGGGCAAGACGGGCGCATCCACGAAGGGAAGATATCGGAGCACCAGCGACTGGCCGGCAGGCCCGTCCTCCAGCCCCAGCCGCAAGAAGAAGCGCCCTCCCACGCCATAGCGGGCAGGCATGACACCTACCCACGCCATTTCCTGCGGCCCGCCGAAGAAATAGTACGGACTTTCATTGAAGTTGGTGATCCCCGGACGCTTGCGCAGGGATATCCGCCCGAGTACCGACCGCAGGAAGCCATCGGTGGTCCGCAGGTCGTCCACCTTGCGCAGGCGGGCATCCACGCGCTCTTCCGTCTGCGCGGTGGTGCGCAGAGCGGAGGCCATGGCCAGCATGACCAGCGACAACAGGGAGATCACGACGAGCAGTTCCACGAGGGTGAACCCCCGGCTTTGCCCGCGGCTTCGACGGATCCGTCCCATCAGCCGCGCCCCGGTTCCGGCAGCCTGCGTTGCGGGCGCAGGGTGCTCAGTTCAAAAGTACGGGTGCGGGTGCCGTCCGACCAGGAGATGACGATGCTCACCTCGTGCAAGGGTGGGATGTTGGGCCCCTTTACGTCGGTGGGATAGGGCGCACTGGCGATGCGCCATTGGTATCCGGCCGATTCGCCGGACTGGTTCCAGCCCTGCTCCGGCACGGCATCGCG
Proteins encoded in this window:
- a CDS encoding type II secretion system protein J, which encodes MTGPRRRGQQGLTLLELLVAFAIMALAMGMLYRAMGGSARSVADVDRYQRAVVLAQSLLALRDAVPEQGWNQSGESAGYQWRIASAPYPTDVKGPNIPPLHEVSIVISWSDGTRTRTFELSTLRPQRRLPEPGRG